The following coding sequences lie in one Capsicum annuum cultivar UCD-10X-F1 chromosome 5, UCD10Xv1.1, whole genome shotgun sequence genomic window:
- the LOC107871740 gene encoding probable calcium-binding protein CML25: IRKVDSNGDGFIDLQEFIELNTNDIDSDEVLENFDDSFSVFDMDKNGSISAEELQRVIQSLGEDCSLAECRKIISGVDCDGDGMINFEEFKIMMVKGSHLDATIV; this comes from the exons ATACGCAAAGTGGACTCGAATGGAGATGGGTTCATTGATTTGCAAGAATTTATTGAGCTCAATACCAATGATATCGATTCTGATGag GTATTGGAAAACTTTGACGACTCATTTTCGGTGTTTGACATGGACAAAAACGGATCGATCTCCGCTGAGGAGCTACAAAGGGTTATCCAGAGCCTCGGAGAGGATTGCTCGTTGGCGGAATGCCGGAAAATTATTAgtggtgttgattgtgatggtgaTGGAATGATCAACTTCGAGGAGTTTAAGATTATGATGGTAAAAGGTTCTCATTTGGATGCAACGATTGTGTAA
- the LOC107871739 gene encoding uncharacterized protein LOC107871739 yields MRGFRYNEDARMIVSMSISTSYVELVAMLHEKMRTNGENIQMDISGKYPCSFQEKMRITLICVMMHMLKFVMKIRRKMNLQKMMEKVKSQKKSFSELPKFFAAFQHFNHGTIVEWKHEESMSSLEVKTYKFVFWAFNPCIDGFRTCRPVISVDGTHLYGKYEIKLLIAVGIDGNDNILPLAFAIVDRESKEAWKWFFRKLSAHVIKDREDACIISDRAKGILASLSELWQFQEPRAFHQFCVRHLKSNFQSYFPKRNLSDLMWNAASTHQKARGLPVTAMVRLSLEKIVERYTRRSQIVHQLVEQKKLWTSRFKVNWEKNYESSKKHFVFDWNISTGTYEVRSIQVDGTGGNPHRVSLNDKKCDCGKWANLHFSCSHVMKVTERMGGLARNFVSEHFTTENYVATYFGSFSPVGHEAYWPSPSFIMRSNEFYRHPMRQRTTRVPTEMDHGPAVYGRACGLCRQNGHDRSRCPTHNQT; encoded by the exons ATGAGAGGATTTAGATACAACGAAGATGCTAGAATGATTGTTAGCATGTCTATTTCAACTAGCTACGTTGAACTAGTTGCAATGTTGCATGAAAAAATGAGGACAAACGGTGAAAATATTCAAATGGATATTTCTGGAAAATATCCATGCTCATTTCAAG AGAAGATGAGGATAACTTTGATTTGTGTAATGATGCACATGCTTAAATTTGTGATGAAAATTCGGAGAAAGATGAACCTTCAGAAgatgatggagaaagtgaaatCTCAGAAA AAATCATTTAGTGAGCTTCCTAAGTTTTTTGCAGCTTTTCAACACTTTAACCATGGAACAATTGTAGAATGGAAACATGAAGAGTCAATGAGTTCGTTAGAGGTAAAAACATATAAATTTGTATTTTGGGCTTTCAATCCATGCATTGATGGATTTCGAACTTGTCGTCcagttatttcagtagatggaacCCACTTGTATggtaaatatgagataaaattattaattgcTGTTGGAATTGATGGAAATGATAACATTCTCCCTCTAGCATTTGCTATTGTTGACAGGGAATCGAAAGAGGCATGGAAATggttttttagaaaactaagcgCACATGTAATAAAGGATAGAGAAGATGCATGTATTATCTCTGATAGGGCAAAAGGAATCTTAGCTAGTTTATCAGAGTTGTGGCAATTCCAGGAGCCTCGGGCCTTTCATCAATTTTGCGTAAGACATCTTAAGAGTAACTTTCAATCTTATTTTCCAAAGAGGAATCTCAGTGATTTGATGTGGAATGCTGCATCAACTCATCAA AAAGCTCGAGGATTGCCTGTCACTGCCATGGTGAGACTTTCATTGGAGAAAATAGTTGAACGGTATACCCGTAGATCTCAAATAGTGCACCAACTTGTAGAGCAAAAGAAATTATGGACAAGCAGGTTCAAAGTAAACTGGGAGAAGAACTACGAAAGTTCAAAAAAACACTTTGTTTTTGATTGGAATATATCCACTGGGACATATGAGGTTAGATCTATTCAAGTTGATGGTACTGGTGGCAATCCTCATCGTGTTTCACTAAATGATAAAAAATGTGATTGTGGAAAATGGGCTAATTTGCACTTTTCGTGTTCACATGTCATGAAGGTTACTGAAAGAATGGGAGGACTGGCTAGAAATTTTGTTAGCGAGCATTTTACAACAGAGAATTATGTTGCTACATATTTTGGGTCATTCTCACCGGTTGGGCACGAGGCATATTGGCCATCTCCAAGTTTTATAATGAGAAGTAATGAATTCTATCGTCATCCTATGCGACAAAGGACAACTAGAGTACCTACTGAGATGGATCATGGTCCTGCAGTATATGGGCGAGCTTGCGGGTTGTGTAGACAGAATGGACATGATAGGAGCCGATGTCCAACTCATAATCAAACTTAA
- the LOC107872384 gene encoding probable calcium-binding protein CML25, with protein MGLKSLFKMKKKRASRKNNPFVHENPTPVILSRVSSIDSRARVEEELEQVFKKFDVNGDGKICSSELGSIMASLGHAVTEEELIDMIREVDSDGDGFIDLQEFIELNTKDIDSDEVLENLKDAFSVFDMDKNGSISAEELQTVLQSLGEDCSLAECRKMISGVDCDGDGMINFEEFKIMMVKGSRFDARIV; from the exons ATGGGGTTGAAATCACTATTCAAGATGAAGAAAAAGCGTGCCTCTAGGAAAAACAACCCTTTCGTTCACGAAAATCCAACGCCCGTAATATTATCGAGGGTATCTTCGATAGATTCACGTGCAAGGGTCGAGGAGGAACTAGAACAAGTGTTCAAAAAATTCGATGTGAATGGAGATGGAAAAATATGTTCGTCCGAATTGGGGTCCATCATGGCGAGCCTTGGGCACGCCGTGACAGAGGAGGAGTTGATTGACATGATACGCGAAGTGGACTCGGATGGGGATGGCTTCATTGATTTGCAAGAATTTATTGAGCTTAATACCAAGGATATCGATTCCGATGAG GTATTGGAGAACCTTAAGGACGCATTCTCGGTGTTTGACATGGACAAAAACGGATCAATCTCCGCTGAGGAGCTACAAACCGTTCTCCAGAGTCTGGGAGAAGATTGCTCATTGGCGGAATGTCGGAAAATGATTAGCGGTGTGGATTGTGATGGTGATGGAATGATCAACTTCGAAGAGTTTAAGATTATGATGGTAAAAGGTTCTCGCTTTGATGCAAGAATTGTGTAA